A genomic window from Gossypium hirsutum isolate 1008001.06 chromosome D12, Gossypium_hirsutum_v2.1, whole genome shotgun sequence includes:
- the LOC107943181 gene encoding uncharacterized protein isoform X3 — MAVSPSPSSKKKNKNKKSNNANIETTRPTDSAYSTDPPPPQLSPKRRRNSSPGVRLIHGRIYDSQNGKTCHQCRQKTVDFAASCKTKINGKQCTIHFCHKCLLNRKKRGHQPTGVLVHAAKANGFASVSDMLHLKDSKKSGSQEPVDVAVSSKKRKAAEVEDSEVKGTGNSRKESSCKEPNGLIRANDKRIVTSNTKLIKWSKNGKEIVSEGNDLQKISPKKLKTSMEVSNKGEVVNDMITAIQLIDMKVPMKCDHGEDEVLNNADPVVRNKPICSSPNLKKKNVKAKNEASDAEIVLPQGTSLNHIDGIDLPVKDVGHALQFLEFCEVFGEVLNMKKGQSQLLLKELFTGKSKRKHKLRHPSIVQFHILLLSMMQKDLGKEYPCLNKNLSEKSWVQVLGEYINDSQYPLKQPLLDCLDVGGGDKYERLNSSKKLKVLNFLCDEALSTTDFRSWIDKQNLKFVERQKKAKEKLLSQREKERNLEKEMKKKLQDEIAKAILMRNGAPLSISENEELLSRIKSEVAQTLEVARTLASTLEVSETVVDEEDEPLNPVRSEPIFWDGDGHRFWKLRSYSSETNVLLQDIEGSDLVAAKEKWYTYSTEQKPIVEKYISSFRMQRK, encoded by the exons ATGGCTGTTTCTCCTTCTCCATCAtcaaagaagaagaataagaacaAGAAGAGCAACAACGCCAACATCGAGACAACTCGGCCTACTGACTCAGCTTACTCAACTGACCCACCACCACCACAACTCAGTCCAAAACGTCGTCGTAACAGTTCGCCTGGAGTTCGACTCATCCATGGTCGAATCTATGATTCTCAGAACGGCAAGACTTGTCACCAg TGTAGGCAAAAAACAGTGGATTTTGCAGCTTCTTGCAAGACAAAGATTAATGGGAAGCAATGTACCATCCATTTTTGTCACAAATGTCTCTTGAACAG GAAGAAACGAGGTCACCAGCCTACTGGTGTACTTGTACATGCAGCAAAGGCAAATGGGTTCGCCTCAGTTTCAGATATGTTGCATCTTAAGGATTCCAAAAAATCAGGTTCTCAAGAGCCTGTTGATGTAGCTGTGTCTTCCAAAAAGCGAAAAGCTGCAGAAGTTGAG gATTCTGAAGTTAAGGGAACTGGTAATAGCAGAAAGGAAAGCAGTTGTAAAGAGCCTAATGGTTTGATACGAGCCAATGACAAAAGGATTGTAACTAGTAACACCAAGTTGATCAAATGGAGCAAGAATGGTAAGGAAATTGTCTCGGAAGGCAATGATCTCCAAAAGATTAGTCCTAAAAAGCTTAAGACCTCCATGGAGGTGTCGAACAAAGGCGAAGTGGTTAATGACATGATTACTGCTATCCAACTAATTGACATGAAGGTGCCTATGAAGTGTGATCATGGAGAAGATGAAGTGCTAAACAATGCAGACCCTGTAGTGAGGAACAAGCCGATTTGTAGCTCTCCAAATCTTAAGAAGAAAAATGTAAAAGCCAAAAACGAAGCTTCTGATGCTGAAATTGTATTGCCTCAAGGCACATCATTAAACCATATCGATGGCATTGACTTGCCTGTCAAGGATGTTGGCCATGCCTTACAATTTCTAGAATTTTGTGAAGTTTTCGGAGAG GTTCTCAATATGAAGAAAGGACAGTCTCAGCTGTTACTTAAAGAGTTATTTACTGGAAAAAGTAAACGCAAGCACAAATTACGTCATCCTTCAATTGTGCAGTTTCACATTCTACTGCTATCCATGATGCAAAAGGATTTGGGAAAAGA GTATCCTTGCTTAAATAAGAACTTAAGTGAAAAATCATGGGTGCAAGTTCTTGGAGAATACATAAATGATTCTCAATATCCATTAAAGCAGCCATTGTTGGATTGTTTAGATGTAGGTGGTGGTGATAAATACGAGCGATTAAATTCCTCTAAAAAGCTCAAAGTCTTAAATTTTCTGTGTGATGAAGCTCTCAGCACCAC AGATTTTAGAAGCTGGATTGATAAACAAAACTTGAAATTTGTTGAAAGACAAAAGAAAGCAAAAGAGAAACTTCTTTCACAGAGGGAGAAG GAGAGAAACCTTGAAAAAGAGATGAAGAAGAAGTTGCAGGACGAGATAGCCAAAGCTATTCTCATGAGAAATGGTGCACCTCTTTCCATTTCAGAAAATGAAGAGCTTCTTTCGAGAATAAAGTCAGAAGTGGCTCAAACTCTTGAAGTGGCCCGTACTCTTGCAAGTACATTGGAAGTGTCTGAGACAGTGGTCGACGAGG AGGACGAGCCGTTAAATCCTGTTAGATCAGAGCCAATATTTTGGGATGGCGATGGTCACAGATTCTGGAAATTGAGAAGCTACTCTAGTGAAACAAATGTTTTACTTCAAG ATATTGAGGGCAGTGATCTAGTTGCAGCTAAAGAAAAATGGTACACCTACAGCACCGAACAAAAACCAATCGTTGAGAAATATATTTCATCTTTCAG GATGCAAAGGAAATAA
- the LOC107943181 gene encoding uncharacterized protein isoform X2, which yields MAVSPSPSSKKKNKNKKSNNANIETTRPTDSAYSTDPPPPQLSPKRRRNSSPGVRLIHGRIYDSQNGKTCHQCRQKTVDFAASCKTKINGKQCTIHFCHKCLLNRYGEKAEEVALLNDWTCPRCRGICNCSFCMKKRGHQPTGVLVHAAKANGFASVSDMLHLKDSKKSGSQEPVDVAVSSKKRKAAEVEDSEVKGTGNSRKESSCKEPNGLIRANDKRIVTSNTKLIKWSKNGKEIVSEGNDLQKISPKKLKTSMEVSNKGEVVNDMITAIQLIDMKVPMKCDHGEDEVLNNADPVVRNKPICSSPNLKKKNVKAKNEASDAEIVLPQGTSLNHIDGIDLPVKDVGHALQFLEFCEVFGEVLNMKKGQSQLLLKELFTGKSKRKHKLRHPSIVQFHILLLSMMQKDLGKEYPCLNKNLSEKSWVQVLGEYINDSQYPLKQPLLDCLDVGGGDKYERLNSSKKLKVLNFLCDEALSTTSWIDKQNLKFVERQKKAKEKLLSQREKERNLEKEMKKKLQDEIAKAILMRNGAPLSISENEELLSRIKSEVAQTLEVARTLASTLEVSETVVDEEDEPLNPVRSEPIFWDGDGHRFWKLRSYSSETNVLLQDIEGSDLVAAKEKWYTYSTEQKPIVEKYISSFRMQRK from the exons ATGGCTGTTTCTCCTTCTCCATCAtcaaagaagaagaataagaacaAGAAGAGCAACAACGCCAACATCGAGACAACTCGGCCTACTGACTCAGCTTACTCAACTGACCCACCACCACCACAACTCAGTCCAAAACGTCGTCGTAACAGTTCGCCTGGAGTTCGACTCATCCATGGTCGAATCTATGATTCTCAGAACGGCAAGACTTGTCACCAg TGTAGGCAAAAAACAGTGGATTTTGCAGCTTCTTGCAAGACAAAGATTAATGGGAAGCAATGTACCATCCATTTTTGTCACAAATGTCTCTTGAACAG aTATGGGGAAAAGGCTGAGGAGGTGGCTTTGTTGAATGATTGGACTTGTCCAAGATGTAGAGGAATTTGCAACTGTAGTTTCTGCAT GAAGAAACGAGGTCACCAGCCTACTGGTGTACTTGTACATGCAGCAAAGGCAAATGGGTTCGCCTCAGTTTCAGATATGTTGCATCTTAAGGATTCCAAAAAATCAGGTTCTCAAGAGCCTGTTGATGTAGCTGTGTCTTCCAAAAAGCGAAAAGCTGCAGAAGTTGAG gATTCTGAAGTTAAGGGAACTGGTAATAGCAGAAAGGAAAGCAGTTGTAAAGAGCCTAATGGTTTGATACGAGCCAATGACAAAAGGATTGTAACTAGTAACACCAAGTTGATCAAATGGAGCAAGAATGGTAAGGAAATTGTCTCGGAAGGCAATGATCTCCAAAAGATTAGTCCTAAAAAGCTTAAGACCTCCATGGAGGTGTCGAACAAAGGCGAAGTGGTTAATGACATGATTACTGCTATCCAACTAATTGACATGAAGGTGCCTATGAAGTGTGATCATGGAGAAGATGAAGTGCTAAACAATGCAGACCCTGTAGTGAGGAACAAGCCGATTTGTAGCTCTCCAAATCTTAAGAAGAAAAATGTAAAAGCCAAAAACGAAGCTTCTGATGCTGAAATTGTATTGCCTCAAGGCACATCATTAAACCATATCGATGGCATTGACTTGCCTGTCAAGGATGTTGGCCATGCCTTACAATTTCTAGAATTTTGTGAAGTTTTCGGAGAG GTTCTCAATATGAAGAAAGGACAGTCTCAGCTGTTACTTAAAGAGTTATTTACTGGAAAAAGTAAACGCAAGCACAAATTACGTCATCCTTCAATTGTGCAGTTTCACATTCTACTGCTATCCATGATGCAAAAGGATTTGGGAAAAGA GTATCCTTGCTTAAATAAGAACTTAAGTGAAAAATCATGGGTGCAAGTTCTTGGAGAATACATAAATGATTCTCAATATCCATTAAAGCAGCCATTGTTGGATTGTTTAGATGTAGGTGGTGGTGATAAATACGAGCGATTAAATTCCTCTAAAAAGCTCAAAGTCTTAAATTTTCTGTGTGATGAAGCTCTCAGCACCAC AAGCTGGATTGATAAACAAAACTTGAAATTTGTTGAAAGACAAAAGAAAGCAAAAGAGAAACTTCTTTCACAGAGGGAGAAG GAGAGAAACCTTGAAAAAGAGATGAAGAAGAAGTTGCAGGACGAGATAGCCAAAGCTATTCTCATGAGAAATGGTGCACCTCTTTCCATTTCAGAAAATGAAGAGCTTCTTTCGAGAATAAAGTCAGAAGTGGCTCAAACTCTTGAAGTGGCCCGTACTCTTGCAAGTACATTGGAAGTGTCTGAGACAGTGGTCGACGAGG AGGACGAGCCGTTAAATCCTGTTAGATCAGAGCCAATATTTTGGGATGGCGATGGTCACAGATTCTGGAAATTGAGAAGCTACTCTAGTGAAACAAATGTTTTACTTCAAG ATATTGAGGGCAGTGATCTAGTTGCAGCTAAAGAAAAATGGTACACCTACAGCACCGAACAAAAACCAATCGTTGAGAAATATATTTCATCTTTCAG GATGCAAAGGAAATAA
- the LOC107943181 gene encoding uncharacterized protein isoform X1: protein MAVSPSPSSKKKNKNKKSNNANIETTRPTDSAYSTDPPPPQLSPKRRRNSSPGVRLIHGRIYDSQNGKTCHQCRQKTVDFAASCKTKINGKQCTIHFCHKCLLNRYGEKAEEVALLNDWTCPRCRGICNCSFCMKKRGHQPTGVLVHAAKANGFASVSDMLHLKDSKKSGSQEPVDVAVSSKKRKAAEVEDSEVKGTGNSRKESSCKEPNGLIRANDKRIVTSNTKLIKWSKNGKEIVSEGNDLQKISPKKLKTSMEVSNKGEVVNDMITAIQLIDMKVPMKCDHGEDEVLNNADPVVRNKPICSSPNLKKKNVKAKNEASDAEIVLPQGTSLNHIDGIDLPVKDVGHALQFLEFCEVFGEVLNMKKGQSQLLLKELFTGKSKRKHKLRHPSIVQFHILLLSMMQKDLGKEYPCLNKNLSEKSWVQVLGEYINDSQYPLKQPLLDCLDVGGGDKYERLNSSKKLKVLNFLCDEALSTTDFRSWIDKQNLKFVERQKKAKEKLLSQREKERNLEKEMKKKLQDEIAKAILMRNGAPLSISENEELLSRIKSEVAQTLEVARTLASTLEVSETVVDEEDEPLNPVRSEPIFWDGDGHRFWKLRSYSSETNVLLQDIEGSDLVAAKEKWYTYSTEQKPIVEKYISSFRMQRK, encoded by the exons ATGGCTGTTTCTCCTTCTCCATCAtcaaagaagaagaataagaacaAGAAGAGCAACAACGCCAACATCGAGACAACTCGGCCTACTGACTCAGCTTACTCAACTGACCCACCACCACCACAACTCAGTCCAAAACGTCGTCGTAACAGTTCGCCTGGAGTTCGACTCATCCATGGTCGAATCTATGATTCTCAGAACGGCAAGACTTGTCACCAg TGTAGGCAAAAAACAGTGGATTTTGCAGCTTCTTGCAAGACAAAGATTAATGGGAAGCAATGTACCATCCATTTTTGTCACAAATGTCTCTTGAACAG aTATGGGGAAAAGGCTGAGGAGGTGGCTTTGTTGAATGATTGGACTTGTCCAAGATGTAGAGGAATTTGCAACTGTAGTTTCTGCAT GAAGAAACGAGGTCACCAGCCTACTGGTGTACTTGTACATGCAGCAAAGGCAAATGGGTTCGCCTCAGTTTCAGATATGTTGCATCTTAAGGATTCCAAAAAATCAGGTTCTCAAGAGCCTGTTGATGTAGCTGTGTCTTCCAAAAAGCGAAAAGCTGCAGAAGTTGAG gATTCTGAAGTTAAGGGAACTGGTAATAGCAGAAAGGAAAGCAGTTGTAAAGAGCCTAATGGTTTGATACGAGCCAATGACAAAAGGATTGTAACTAGTAACACCAAGTTGATCAAATGGAGCAAGAATGGTAAGGAAATTGTCTCGGAAGGCAATGATCTCCAAAAGATTAGTCCTAAAAAGCTTAAGACCTCCATGGAGGTGTCGAACAAAGGCGAAGTGGTTAATGACATGATTACTGCTATCCAACTAATTGACATGAAGGTGCCTATGAAGTGTGATCATGGAGAAGATGAAGTGCTAAACAATGCAGACCCTGTAGTGAGGAACAAGCCGATTTGTAGCTCTCCAAATCTTAAGAAGAAAAATGTAAAAGCCAAAAACGAAGCTTCTGATGCTGAAATTGTATTGCCTCAAGGCACATCATTAAACCATATCGATGGCATTGACTTGCCTGTCAAGGATGTTGGCCATGCCTTACAATTTCTAGAATTTTGTGAAGTTTTCGGAGAG GTTCTCAATATGAAGAAAGGACAGTCTCAGCTGTTACTTAAAGAGTTATTTACTGGAAAAAGTAAACGCAAGCACAAATTACGTCATCCTTCAATTGTGCAGTTTCACATTCTACTGCTATCCATGATGCAAAAGGATTTGGGAAAAGA GTATCCTTGCTTAAATAAGAACTTAAGTGAAAAATCATGGGTGCAAGTTCTTGGAGAATACATAAATGATTCTCAATATCCATTAAAGCAGCCATTGTTGGATTGTTTAGATGTAGGTGGTGGTGATAAATACGAGCGATTAAATTCCTCTAAAAAGCTCAAAGTCTTAAATTTTCTGTGTGATGAAGCTCTCAGCACCAC AGATTTTAGAAGCTGGATTGATAAACAAAACTTGAAATTTGTTGAAAGACAAAAGAAAGCAAAAGAGAAACTTCTTTCACAGAGGGAGAAG GAGAGAAACCTTGAAAAAGAGATGAAGAAGAAGTTGCAGGACGAGATAGCCAAAGCTATTCTCATGAGAAATGGTGCACCTCTTTCCATTTCAGAAAATGAAGAGCTTCTTTCGAGAATAAAGTCAGAAGTGGCTCAAACTCTTGAAGTGGCCCGTACTCTTGCAAGTACATTGGAAGTGTCTGAGACAGTGGTCGACGAGG AGGACGAGCCGTTAAATCCTGTTAGATCAGAGCCAATATTTTGGGATGGCGATGGTCACAGATTCTGGAAATTGAGAAGCTACTCTAGTGAAACAAATGTTTTACTTCAAG ATATTGAGGGCAGTGATCTAGTTGCAGCTAAAGAAAAATGGTACACCTACAGCACCGAACAAAAACCAATCGTTGAGAAATATATTTCATCTTTCAG GATGCAAAGGAAATAA
- the LOC107943182 gene encoding peptidyl-tRNA hydrolase, chloroplastic, with protein MKLSSSIFTFRFLNFNSLFIKSHPSFKISAATKRTMTQFPNFSTKISNSSPANTAEDSQVSPPEPRPQSPPRKPWLIVGLGNPGKKFNGTRHNVGFMMVDAIAEAEGISINTVNFKAQIGKGFIGNVPVMLAKPQTFMNSSGESVGAIVSYYKIPLKQVLVIFDDLDLPFAKLRLLPKGGHGGHNGMRSIIDSFEGSRNFPRLRIGIGRPQGRMDTINFVLRAFNKQEREELEFTFHNGIAAVRILLLEGFDKSATYVNSTKAMEQLG; from the exons atgaaattaagtTCATCAATCTTCACTTTTCGCTTCCTAAACTTCAATTCCTTATTCATTAAATCTCATCCTTCCTTCAAAATTTCTGCCGCAACCAAAAGAACCATGACTCAATTCCCTAATTTTTCCACGAAAATTTCAAATTCTTCTCCCGCCAATACGGCGGAGGATTCCCAGGTGTCGCCGCCCGAGCCCAGGCCGCAGTCTCCGCCTCGCAAGCCGTGGCTCATCGTCGGTCTCGGTAATCCCGGCAAGAAATTCAATGGCACCCGCCACAAC GTGGGTTTTATGATGGTAGACGCTATAGCTGAGGCTGAAGGGATTTCTATTAACACTGTTAACTTTAAAGCTCAGATTGGAAAAG GATTTATAGGAAATGTTCCTGTCATGCTTGCCAAACCGCAAACGTTTATGAACTCAAGTGGTGAGTCT GTTGGGGCCATTGTATCATATTACAAGATTCCATTGAAGCAAGTTCTTGTG ATTTTTGATGACTTAGATTTGCCTTTTGCCAAATTGAGACTACTTCCGAAAGGCGGACATGGTGGACATAATGG AATGAGAAGCATCATCGATAGCTTTGAAGGTAGCCGCAATTTTCCTCGTCTAAGAATTG GCATTGGACGACCTCAAGGGAGGATGGATACTATTAATTTTGTTCTTCGTGCTTTCAACAAGCAAGAACGTGAAGAG CTGGAGTTTACGTTTCATAATGGAATCGCGGCTGTCCGGATTCTCTTACTCGAGGGTTTCGATAAAAGTGCAACATATGTCAACAGCACCAAAGCAATGGAACAGCTTGGGTAA